The genomic window aaaatccagctgagagtattgggtgtgtcatataatagcctattaacatcaaacttgatttcattatatataaatgaaacaaataattaaacagaaatagttcataatcatacaaaggttttacatgtttcacattatatgtacacacaaatccaaacaacatacagaaatgataatttctaaAGGTACATCTCAGTAATGAtatatttcaacaccatcttagtattcattcaaactgtatatacatttctctgtgagatgtagtttcaaatgatttttaaaacattttacatctgtttcttttttaatgattttggggagtttattgaaaaaccttttgcctgcttcttctggggcagtcatagacagttttagatttctgtttatcatgtagtaattttcatttcctcttgtaccgtgtttgtgtacatctttttataggaggtgtttatcacttgaccttaccgccattatgctttggtatatgtacagtgaatatactgtcatagtattatagtgtacaaaagcttgcctacaggtctgtcttggtggtatttttgcaatgcatctcactgcccttttctgaattgtgaatattctttttaggtagccagcttgtgcttttccccatatatgaactgaataagacaaatgtgggaagacaagtccataatacattgatctgaggactttatcatccaaaGTCTtaactgttttatgcatgatgaagatctgtttgtttatctttttacacagtgcatctatgtgctccccccatgccaaatgtttgtctattatagttcctagaaaatttgtgcttgttacttctttaatagtcttttcatttatattaacatttatagtataattttcactatgcttggtctgaaatactacattcattgttttagactgattcataaacaggttgttttgtgttaaatatttatttgcattttcaatagtcaggagtgcttccttctcaagctcctcctttgtgtcagctgtgcaaatgattgttgtgtcatcagcatacattataagtttctgatttatatagctagggaagtcatttacgtagagtataaatagtattggcccaagcacagacccttgcagcacaccgtgtttaactgtttgtaattctgatctgtagtttgttatatttcccccactagtatgtctgatttctgtgcattgtttcctatttgtaatgcatgatttaagtatgtcatagcattttcctctaattccatactgatattatttcatcattaatttatatggttcacacaatcaaatgccttagataggtccataaaaatctcACAAgtgttttgttgcctgtcaagtaaactaagaatgtgctcaattatatctgttgatgctgtttttgttgacttccgttctctgaaaccatgttgtaatgaatgcagtatactgtactttgttataaaacttacaattctattctttattatcatttcatacattttagcaaatgttgagatcaatgatattggcctgtaatttcctaattcatccctgttccctttcttaaatattggcttcactttacttactttcagtgaatctggaaatataccttcttctatcgcagcattcagcatgtgtgtcaatggttttaatatacattccctgcattcctttatgatatgtgatgtgacaccatccaagccagatgaatgtttaattttaagttgttttattaggtttgacacttttgcatctgttgtaggtatgaaaaccatagtatgatttttATGTgaggggtttaacaatttacttactgcatttgttttattttgacttattaattcgtctgctatagtaatataatatctgttaaaagtattggctacttcgagagggtttgcgttgcttttcccactcatcagtgggcagatgtcctctgcccgatttgtcacttttcctctctcttcattaatgaacgaccataaaccttttgagtagttctttcccttatctatagacatcctgatgaatgatgctttagtttctctgataaaactacagtactctttcttttttattttatacagtgtgttgtaggcctcagtatttttttgtttggagaggtcataatacactctcagattatttctggcatggattacttctccagtcacccagcttttctttttttgttgctgtttgacaagcctttttCTAACAGGACacgtaacatcataataataattgaatatagAATAAAACTGGTTCCActtggtgtttgcatctttagctgcatatattgtttcccagttttctgcctctaacatcttttttagcagatttatgttatgtgggtagttctgtcttctcatctcccatttcttctgcacttaatcactagtctttatatttacgtctatcatgattgcaaaatggtctgctaatgtggagtttattacctgtgtgtcacaatagcatctaggaatatttgttattacatgatcaataatagtttcactatgctttgttactctggttggtttatccatttttatttttagattgtacaTGCACAATAAGACcagtagggtcttagtattgtctgtatttttactcgtgtctatgttcagatctcctataatgatcaaataagcatatgtttttaagaggtgttggattatatcttccagctgttcaaagaaggtttaaattataccatttggtgatcgatacaaacctaatacacaacataaattcccagcaattttagtttccagtgctgtagcttcaaagctcaattctgtagcatattttgttatatttatggctttagttgatgccaaccccaccacctttataggaggttctgcaaaaactggctactttcacataattcttcaagttgtacattcctatgtgattttcttttagcccatgttctgtaactactagaatgtttggcctatactcctgtaatattacgtctagttcctctgttttattgtttatgtattgaacattttggtgaagtattctaacagttggctttaaatgtaatagttccccttcctgtaatatactaagcacttcacttgctccctttgcttctggtactatgcagtgatttttttcagtttgtgtcattaaacctggatcgtatctttgtccggtgtttatattcctctcactattgtcacatTGGTATTTAAGATgaacagttttacttacatctatttccatgttctctttctgcCTACTCGGTACCttaaaaaatcctcacttagtgtagcaggtctcctagttctcaggcagctgtcttgattggaagctgcttctgctgttgatctcccatgcctcaggtacctcttctgtgtggttgctgttgctggtggctcctgtgctccccgacttggtgactgcccttctttgtagcTGCTGTGGCTAATGACCtttgtatgttttcctcacatgcattttcattgccttgaggtagtattatggggtctgctgttctggatgctgttgctgatgacgacagctctgctgatgattgtggtgattctgctgctattggtttatctgacactgctgctgagaatatctgagcctttgctgctgctactggtgtttgttgtagctctactgcagataatgatggttccactgttacagacaactcttgttttggcggaattgcgattggagacacttccattacagatgactcattaataaatttaagtatttcggcactaacaatctttttcccttttacattcatgtggagaccatgtcttgtgaagtgctctctgtgaacactgtttatctctaTGAAAGTCCTATTCAggaaacctctacatattttctcaaatagcctgtttgctgtaacaatctcgatgtttacgcatgagttttccatcagatcatgtctcctggggatactaacaatgtagaaatgcactcaaggcatccttttgattgtttcctttaggattctcgttgcacaccaagtttcattacagtaaacatcatttgcgcctcctATTATGATACAGCTGTTACCCgtcgttaatatgttgtcactgttattcagaatttcgcgtaatggcgcgcctggtttgatgatgcctgttacattaaggtctgggtgatttcttctcataatttccatagctcctctcccatgactatctgcaaaaatatatgtctgttgcttgtatccttgcttatgcataacgtggttgtttactttttttttctttacgaatatttcccttgtgtttttctccgtttaatccacttgtatatttttgtgtggatagtttgttcatatttttatccatagatgcactattaacactttcttttcttgcgtttaattcacttgtgtctttttgagtgatcagttcgttcatatttctagttacagtcgtactgtttacactttgtacatttggttgtgcaGACCTACGAATTTTATGGCTATCATTAATGAGATCTTGTTGCCTTGACAATTCAGACAGTTCCCATATGGTTAgtaccaaattttccattgttttatatatttttttataatgtcaaGTTATTTTTGATGTTCGTCATGCACGCTGTCTTCTATTCCCGCGTAGCACTTTTCACTCGCTATCTCACGGACGTTACACACTATGTCACATTTGCACTGTATTTGTAAATTTTCTTGAGCATAGCAGTGTGGATGGCACCATTTATGTTTAAACACGCATATTCTAATTCCATTTAGCACTGTTTCGTCACAAACAATGCATTTGATTGAAATTAAGTCCTCAAAAACTGCAGAGCGGTTTAAAGTTACATGTACACTTGCCGCCATATtgggatctcctaaagcgactagcttcaacaacttttgcaatcagaataattgccaattttgaggatatagaaattattaAGCTAACATACTTTTCATGCTTgcgctctctgatgtcatacagaatcatACTTTGGGGCAACTCAAcatttaggcaaaaggtattcactgctcaaaagaaagaggttagaataatgtgtggggttcatagtcgcacatgttgtaggcatctttttaaaagattgggaattcttacaacagccccaCAATACATCTACtccctaatgaaatttgttctcaacgacatggaccagtttaaaaacaacagtgacattcatgattattacaccagaaaaaagaaagacttaccctatcctttgctcaacctacctttggcacagaaaggggtaaaatatgctgctataaaaattttcgaccaATTACCAGATGAAGTAagttgtctgacagacagcagtaatagcttcaaaaataaattgaaatcatacctcctcgaCAACTCCTtccataccatagatgaattcttgaaagatgctgtaacttaccaaacaagaaagcactggtagatagacacaacaaaacacacaaacacgcacacaaatttcaagcttcatcaggaaagagggaaggagagggaaagacgaaaggatgtgggtttttggagtctttccaatcccaggagcggaaagacttaccttagggggaaaaaagggcagttatacactcgcgcacacacacacacacacacacatatccatccgcacatatacagacacaggcagacatacactcctggaaattgaaataagaacaccgtgaattcattgtcccaggaaggggaaactttattgacacattcctggggtcatatacatcacatgatcacactgacagaaccacaggcacatagacacaggcaacagagcatgcacaatgtcggcactagtacagtgtatatccacctttcgcagcaatgcaggctgctattctcccatggagacgatcatagagatgctggatgtagtcctgtggaacggcttgccatgccatttccacctggcgcctcagttggaccaacgttcgtgctggacgtgcagaccacgtgagacgacgcttcatccagtcccaaacatgctcaatgggggacagatccggagatcttgctggccagggtaattgacttacaccttctagagcacgctgggtggcacgggatacatgcggatgtgcattgtcctgttggaacagcaagttcccttgccggtctaggaatggtagaacgatgggttcgatgacggtttggatgtaccgtgcactattcagtgtcccctcgacgatcaccagtggtgtacggccagtgtaggagatcgctccccacaccatgatgccgggtgttggccctgtgtgcctcggtcgtatgcagtcctgattgtggtgctcacctgcacggcgccaaacacgcatacgaccatcattggcaccaaggcagaagcgactctcatcgctgaagacgacacgtctccattcgtccctccagtcacgcctgtcgcgacaccactggaggcgggctgcacgatgttggggcgtgagcggaagacggcctaacggtgtgcgggaccgtagcccagcttcatggagacggttgcgaatggtcctcgccgataccccaggagcaacagtgtccctaatttgctgggaagtggcggtgcggtcccctacggcactgcgtaggctcctacggtcttggcgtgcatccgtgcgccgctgcggtccggtcccaggtcgacgggcacgtgcaccttccgccgaccactggcgacaacatcgatgtactgtggagacctcacgccccacgtgttgagcaattcggcggtacgtccacccggcctcccgcatgcccactatacgccctcgctcaaagtccgtcaactgcacatacggttcacgtccacgctgtcgcggcatgctaccagtgttaaagactgcgatggagctccgtatgccatggcaaactggctgacactgacggcggcggtgcacaaatgctgcgcagctagcgccattcgacggccaacaccgcggttcctggtgtgtccgctgtgccgtgcgtgtgatcattgcttgtacagccctctcgcagtgtccggagcaagtatggtgggtctgacacaccggtgtcaatgtgttcttttttccatttccaggagtgtatatcactgtctgccttgtttggtaagttacaacatctttgttttttatatatatttttcccacatggaatgtttccctctattataataaataaatctataaatatagtatatgcattttgtgtcttttaagggaatggggtaaataatagaaatattaatctttaactctgtattgtaatatatatatattaaaaatttttatttcatatgtgcatttcttgtgcacttgacacattctGCATCATAATGGCTACCGTACCATGCGAATGATCAGtggaacatgcaaccaactaactaacaaaCATAAAAGACATGTAGATCTTACCCTTACAGGTAGCAATTAAATAGTGAATTGATGCTTGTCAAAATACATTACATCTTACACATATTAATACAGCCAATTActttttatacattattttacagCTCTTAAACTTAGCCCTTTAAATTCGTAGAGTGAATAGAGACACTTCTTTTAGTTTTCTTTtgaattgctttttattactgtaacccttggactttggCAATTTATTATATCAGATCAGTCCACCAGTATATGGGCTCTGGTCTGTCATTTTTAATCTTGTTTTTTGTTTGCTTCCTCTGTTATTATGCAGCATAACTCATTTATGTATGAGTGGTGTGAGCTGCCACTTGTAAATATTAGCATCTGGGATTTATTTACATTGTGCTTTAATCCTTGTGCATGAAAATATGAACTTAATTCTAGTATCCCATTATCTGTGGAAAATTTCAGTTCCTCACAATCTTTACCATGAAATAAAACTGATGTGTCATCAGCATAATTTACAATGTGTGAGTTAATGGAGTGTACAACATCATTAATATATGCTACAAAAGAATAAATTTCCACGAATTGAGCCTTGAGGGATTACCTGTGTCACTGTTTCACTTCTGGATTTAAAAGTTAAGATCTTATTGTCAATTTGATATGTAAGTTTGGTACACTGTTTACGATTCACCAGATAGGTGAGTAGAAGTTTCATTGATCCATCACTGATATTGTACACCTgcagtttttttttaagagaagcTCATGGTTTACTGAAAAAAACTTTACTCATGTCGAGGTATTTTATGGCTGTGTGCATACCCAATTCTATATTGAGTTAATGGGGTGTACAACATCATTAATATATGCTAAAAAAGAAGAAATGTCCAAGAAATGAACCTTGAGGGATTACCTGTGTCACTGTTTCACTTCTGGATTTAAAAGTTAAGATCTTATTGTCAATTTGATGTGTGTGTTTGGTACACTGTTTACAATACACCAGATAGGTGAGTAGAAGTTTCATTGATCCATCACTGATCTTGTACACCCGTAGTTTTTTTTAAGAGGAGCTCATGGTTTACTGGTCAAAATCTTCGCTCAAGTCAAGGTATTTTACGGCTGTGTGCATACCCAATTCTATATTGCTATATACTTCATGGAAGAAACTGGTAACAGCAGTGGCTGTGCTTACATCTTTCCTTAATCCTTGCTGCGATTCGGTAAGCATTTTGTGTCTCGAGAAAAATGTTGTGAGTCGTGATAagataactgtttcaaatattttattgaagGTAGGAATTAGTGGTATCGGTCTATAATCTGAAGCTTCTTCTTTACTTCCCTTCTTATGGATTGGCTGaattacacttatttttaaagCATTTGGGTATATGTTTTCATTAATACTACAGTTCAGAAAACTTAGTCCAATGTGGAAATGAAAACACCCATGCACACATTCAAGCCATAAGCAAAACACAAAATTCTTAGTCCTGGCCCCACACACAAAGCGTGTGTATACTTCCTACTATCTTCTTGGATGCTATTTGATGATAGAACGCTTATAGATCATTTGTAGTGAGGTATTTAACATTGTGAAATTTCAGTAACCTTTCTCAAAGTTGTCAGGGCATGTCCTGACAGGAATAATGATTTTGTTTTACTTCGAGCATCAAGAACAAATCTGATGCTACCATTAGGCTTGGTGAAAACAAAAATAGACACAgtaaagaaacggatagaaaaacaaaaaagagttacaattttagtattttctctgccgtcgagcgctcataccgctgcgacggcacaattcatgtctgagggaacgagt from Schistocerca nitens isolate TAMUIC-IGC-003100 chromosome 5, iqSchNite1.1, whole genome shotgun sequence includes these protein-coding regions:
- the LOC126260689 gene encoding uncharacterized protein LOC126260689, with protein sequence MSVNQSADPIPWRSLDASLEAHSVNCAAEQLVQTHTFINENIYPNALKISVIQPIHKKGSKEEASDYRPIPLIPTFNKIFETVILSRLTTFFSRHKMLTESQQGLRKDVSTATAVTSFFHEVYSNIELGMHTAVYNISDGSMKLLLTYLVNRKQCTKLTYQIDNKILTFKSRSETVTQVIPQGSIRGNLFFCSIY